In a genomic window of Prosthecochloris marina:
- the tsf gene encoding translation elongation factor Ts: protein MSQISAKTVKELRDKTGVGMMDCKKALDETGGDMQKAMEYLRKKGAALAAKRAEREAREGVIVVKINNVADTGVILELNCETDFVARGEDFTGFAEVIAQTALESGIDSAERMMNVSLSDAYGSESVEDAIKTMTGKLGEKIELKRLEYVKTEAGLVAGYVHPGSKLGAMVKVTGENTQESVVFAKDIAMQVAAASPIVVERSGVPSDYIDKEKEIYRQQALSQGKPEQFVDKIVTGRLEKYYQEVVLLEQSFIKDSNAKVQDVLKDFIKQHDMQMTIDGFIRYQLGE, encoded by the coding sequence ATGAGTCAGATATCTGCAAAAACGGTTAAAGAGCTAAGAGATAAAACCGGCGTTGGTATGATGGACTGCAAAAAAGCTTTGGATGAAACCGGAGGCGATATGCAGAAAGCCATGGAGTACCTTCGTAAAAAGGGGGCGGCACTTGCGGCAAAGCGTGCTGAACGTGAGGCAAGGGAAGGGGTGATTGTTGTCAAGATCAACAACGTTGCTGATACCGGGGTTATCCTCGAACTCAATTGTGAGACCGATTTCGTGGCACGAGGTGAAGATTTTACTGGCTTCGCCGAGGTTATTGCTCAAACTGCACTTGAAAGCGGCATCGATTCAGCGGAGCGCATGATGAATGTTTCTCTGAGTGATGCTTATGGCAGTGAATCGGTTGAAGATGCCATTAAGACTATGACGGGGAAACTCGGTGAGAAAATCGAGCTTAAGCGACTGGAGTATGTCAAAACGGAAGCCGGGCTTGTTGCCGGTTACGTGCATCCGGGATCAAAACTTGGGGCAATGGTCAAGGTGACAGGTGAGAATACGCAGGAATCCGTTGTTTTCGCTAAAGATATAGCTATGCAGGTCGCTGCGGCTTCACCTATCGTCGTCGAGCGTTCCGGTGTTCCGTCTGATTATATTGACAAGGAAAAAGAAATTTATCGTCAACAGGCTCTGAGCCAAGGGAAGCCCGAGCAATTTGTCGATAAAATTGTGACCGGTCGTCTGGAAAAATACTACCAGGAAGTGGTGCTGCTCGAGCAGTCCTTTATAAAGGATAGTAATGCAAAGGTTCAAGATGTGCTGAAAGATTTTATAAAGCAGCACGATATGCAAATGACGATAGACGGTTTTATCAGATATCAGTTGGGTGAATAA
- the rpsI gene encoding 30S ribosomal protein S9, whose translation MKEVINAVGRRKTSVARVFLVPGKGSVTVNKRPADEYFRDEYKRSEALKPLMLSGKQDEFDVKVNVQGGGISGQAGAVSLAIARALVEADAENRLLFRKDRLMTRDPRMVERKKYGQKKARKRFQFSKR comes from the coding sequence ATGAAAGAGGTTATCAATGCAGTGGGCCGCAGAAAAACCTCGGTGGCAAGGGTTTTTCTTGTTCCGGGTAAGGGGTCTGTTACGGTTAACAAGCGGCCAGCTGATGAGTATTTCAGGGACGAATATAAAAGAAGTGAAGCACTCAAGCCCCTGATGCTTTCCGGAAAGCAGGACGAGTTTGATGTCAAAGTCAATGTACAGGGTGGTGGTATCAGCGGTCAGGCAGGTGCGGTAAGCCTCGCTATCGCAAGAGCTCTTGTGGAAGCCGATGCTGAAAACCGTTTGCTGTTCCGTAAGGACAGGCTTATGACAAGGGATCCACGTATGGTTGAAAGGAAAAAATACGGCCAGAAAAAAGCTCGTAAGAGGTTCCAGTTCTCGAAACGTTAA
- a CDS encoding bifunctional aldolase/short-chain dehydrogenase gives MKNLWEETGFDTTVASLNTDARLPRELAELVYASRLLGKESRLVMHGGGNTSVKSQLTDVLGNKVNVLFIKGSGVDLADATAYDFTPVRNEPLDKLMQMVLSGENLTNEDLKRFSNRELKNFLFLNLFSLTDHMVKNGLTPSIETLLHAFLPHKYVYHTHSQALLTLTNQPDGETLCKEVFGDRFGIVPYMRPGLELACSAEQVYAKNRDVEGLVLLKHGLVTFGETSRKAYDLMIGAVSELEERIEQVTRKVFPSVDLPGKLLSVENVAPVIRGACAMEKAPESQDYESFVLDFRTSPEIMEYVNCDELESLARKGSMTPDFIIRTKNLPLILPIPDASDPEGFRQGVRDAVDAYKKEYTAYFERQQSASGIDVDMLDPLPRVILVPGLGLFGLGKTLKDARTTADIATSTAEAVLQAESIGCFESIGEHDVFGIEYWDMEQAKVQKVQHDVFAGKVAMVTGAAGAIGLATARAFKERGAEVAILDLDAESLEKAKNKLGSDALAVVCDVTDRSSVSSAFTKICRKFGGVDIVVSNVGAAIQGRIGEVSDDVLRKSFELNFFSHQAISQEAVAIMKQQGIGGNLLYNVSKQAVNPGPDFGPYGLPKAATLFLVRQYALDHGRDGIRANGINADRIRSGLLNEEMISSRSKARGLSVREYMAGNLLKLEVTAEDVADAFVHLALEKKTTGSITTVDGGNIAAALR, from the coding sequence ATGAAAAACCTCTGGGAAGAAACTGGATTTGATACAACAGTGGCATCACTGAATACTGATGCCCGGCTGCCTCGGGAGCTCGCTGAACTGGTTTATGCCTCCCGCCTGCTGGGTAAAGAGAGTAGGCTTGTCATGCATGGAGGGGGGAATACATCTGTGAAAAGTCAACTGACCGATGTTCTCGGCAATAAAGTAAACGTGCTTTTTATAAAGGGAAGTGGTGTTGATCTTGCAGATGCTACAGCGTACGATTTTACGCCAGTAAGGAATGAGCCTCTCGATAAACTGATGCAAATGGTTCTGTCGGGGGAGAACCTTACCAATGAAGATCTCAAGAGGTTTTCTAACAGGGAACTGAAAAATTTTCTGTTCCTCAACCTCTTCAGTCTGACCGATCATATGGTGAAAAACGGGTTGACACCTTCAATTGAAACCCTGCTCCATGCTTTTTTACCCCATAAATACGTTTATCATACCCATTCTCAGGCTCTGCTTACTCTGACCAACCAGCCGGACGGAGAAACGCTCTGCAAAGAGGTTTTTGGTGACAGATTCGGTATTGTGCCGTATATGAGGCCGGGCCTTGAGCTGGCTTGCTCAGCCGAACAGGTCTATGCAAAAAACAGAGATGTGGAAGGGCTTGTGCTGCTGAAGCATGGATTGGTGACTTTTGGAGAGACTTCCAGAAAAGCCTATGATCTGATGATCGGTGCAGTTTCAGAACTGGAAGAGAGGATTGAACAGGTGACCAGAAAAGTATTCCCTTCAGTTGATTTGCCTGGAAAACTCCTTTCTGTTGAAAATGTCGCTCCGGTGATCAGGGGAGCTTGCGCAATGGAAAAAGCACCTGAGAGTCAGGATTATGAAAGCTTCGTGCTTGATTTCCGGACTTCACCGGAAATCATGGAATATGTCAACTGTGATGAGCTTGAGTCTTTGGCCCGCAAAGGCAGCATGACGCCGGATTTCATTATTCGCACCAAAAATCTTCCTTTGATTCTTCCTATTCCTGATGCTTCAGATCCTGAAGGGTTCAGGCAAGGGGTGCGTGATGCGGTTGATGCGTATAAAAAAGAGTATACTGCTTATTTTGAAAGACAGCAGAGTGCTTCCGGCATAGATGTCGATATGCTGGATCCGTTACCGAGAGTTATTCTTGTTCCCGGACTCGGGTTGTTCGGGCTCGGTAAAACACTCAAAGACGCCCGTACTACGGCTGATATCGCTACAAGCACGGCAGAAGCGGTGCTTCAGGCGGAATCGATCGGCTGTTTCGAATCAATCGGTGAGCATGATGTTTTCGGAATCGAGTACTGGGACATGGAGCAGGCCAAAGTGCAGAAAGTGCAGCATGATGTTTTTGCCGGAAAAGTTGCGATGGTAACCGGTGCTGCAGGGGCTATCGGTTTGGCTACAGCCAGAGCGTTCAAGGAAAGAGGGGCGGAAGTTGCAATTCTCGATCTTGACGCAGAGAGTCTCGAAAAAGCAAAAAACAAACTGGGGTCTGATGCACTTGCTGTCGTGTGTGACGTTACTGATCGTTCATCCGTTTCAAGTGCTTTTACAAAAATTTGCCGGAAGTTCGGAGGGGTCGATATTGTTGTTTCCAATGTGGGCGCTGCTATACAGGGGAGAATCGGCGAAGTTTCCGATGACGTATTGAGAAAAAGCTTTGAACTCAATTTCTTTTCCCATCAGGCAATTTCGCAAGAAGCTGTTGCTATAATGAAGCAGCAGGGAATCGGAGGAAATCTGCTGTACAATGTTTCAAAGCAGGCGGTCAATCCCGGTCCGGATTTTGGGCCGTACGGCCTTCCCAAAGCCGCAACGCTTTTTCTTGTTCGTCAGTATGCTCTTGATCATGGTCGTGACGGTATCCGTGCAAACGGTATCAATGCGGACAGGATTCGCAGCGGATTGCTGAACGAAGAAATGATTTCATCACGCTCGAAAGCGCGGGGACTCAGTGTCCGGGAGTACATGGCGGGAAATCTTCTCAAGCTTGAGGTTACGGCTGAAGATGTGGCTGATGCATTTGTGCACCTCGCGCTCGAGAAAAAAACAACGGGTTCGATTACTACAGTGGATGGCGGTAACATTGCTGCTGCGCTGAGATAA
- the pyrH gene encoding UMP kinase produces MLQYKRILLKLSGEALAGDEGYGIDARMVDRYAEEIKKALELGAEIALVIGGGNIFRGLSSAAATMDRVQADHMGMLATVINSLAFQDALERKGVFTRLMSAIKMEQVAEPFIRRRAIRHLEKGRVVIFGGGTGNPYFTTDTAASLRAVEIEADVIVKGTRVDGVYSSDPEKNPAAEMYRNISYIDVLKKNLRVMDLTAITLCRENLLPIVVMNMNVEGNFVRLLNGETVGTLVNQGEE; encoded by the coding sequence ATGTTACAGTATAAGCGCATCCTTCTTAAGCTAAGCGGTGAAGCACTTGCCGGTGACGAAGGTTATGGAATCGATGCCCGCATGGTGGATCGTTATGCGGAGGAAATTAAAAAAGCTCTTGAACTCGGCGCGGAAATTGCATTGGTGATAGGGGGCGGTAACATTTTTCGGGGTTTGTCTTCGGCTGCGGCAACTATGGACCGTGTTCAGGCAGATCATATGGGGATGCTTGCCACTGTCATCAATTCTCTTGCATTTCAGGATGCGCTTGAAAGAAAAGGGGTTTTTACGCGTCTCATGAGCGCGATCAAGATGGAGCAAGTTGCCGAACCTTTTATTCGCAGGCGTGCAATACGCCATCTCGAAAAAGGACGAGTGGTTATTTTCGGTGGCGGTACGGGAAATCCTTACTTTACAACCGATACTGCAGCTTCGCTTCGAGCTGTCGAGATTGAGGCTGATGTCATTGTCAAGGGAACTCGTGTCGATGGAGTTTACAGCTCTGATCCGGAAAAAAATCCGGCTGCTGAAATGTACCGTAACATTTCATATATCGACGTTCTGAAAAAGAATCTCAGAGTAATGGATCTCACAGCCATTACTCTCTGCAGGGAAAATCTTCTTCCTATCGTCGTCATGAATATGAATGTGGAAGGTAACTTTGTGCGATTACTGAACGGTGAAACTGTCGGGACACTTGTTAACCAGGGTGAAGAGTGA
- a CDS encoding Mrp/NBP35 family ATP-binding protein: protein MPVITEKQVLEALENVMDPDLKKDLVSLNMIKDVRIDDSNNISFSIQLTTPACPMKEHFRNACTAVIRDRLPEAGEITIDLPAKVTSGTSCGNHGEKTNPLPNVRNIIAVGSGKGGVGKSTIAVNLAVSLAQTGAKVGLIDADLYGPSIPTMFGLENKRPEVVDKTIIPIEKYGVKLMSIGFLIESDNPVIWRGPMASSAIKQFITDVAWGELDYLIFDLPPGTGDIQLTLVQTLPVNGAVIVTTPQDVALADVSKAVTMFRKVNVPLLGLIENMSYYLLPDGSKDYIFGKGGGEKFAKAQGITLLGSIPIGGSIREGGDSGKPVVVESPDSIAAKAIDTAASEVAREISIHNAAACAHHN from the coding sequence ATGCCAGTAATTACCGAGAAGCAGGTACTTGAAGCCCTTGAAAACGTCATGGATCCTGACCTGAAAAAAGATCTGGTCTCTTTGAATATGATCAAGGACGTACGTATCGATGACAGCAACAACATCTCTTTCAGCATTCAGCTGACTACACCTGCCTGTCCGATGAAAGAACACTTCAGAAACGCATGCACAGCCGTCATTCGCGACCGACTGCCTGAAGCGGGCGAAATAACAATAGATCTCCCTGCAAAAGTCACCTCAGGCACAAGCTGTGGTAACCACGGAGAAAAAACAAATCCCTTGCCCAATGTCAGAAACATCATTGCCGTCGGTTCGGGCAAAGGCGGAGTCGGCAAATCAACCATAGCAGTCAACCTTGCAGTGAGCCTTGCCCAAACGGGTGCGAAAGTCGGCCTGATCGATGCAGATCTTTACGGGCCGAGCATACCGACGATGTTCGGCCTTGAAAACAAGCGCCCGGAAGTAGTTGACAAAACCATCATACCAATCGAAAAATACGGTGTGAAACTCATGTCAATCGGTTTCCTGATCGAAAGCGACAACCCGGTCATCTGGAGAGGCCCCATGGCATCATCCGCCATAAAGCAGTTTATCACCGATGTTGCATGGGGTGAACTGGACTATCTCATTTTCGACCTGCCTCCCGGCACAGGGGATATTCAACTCACTCTTGTACAAACGCTTCCCGTCAACGGCGCCGTTATCGTCACAACTCCCCAAGACGTTGCCCTGGCTGATGTTTCAAAAGCGGTCACCATGTTCAGAAAGGTCAACGTACCACTGCTTGGCCTCATAGAGAATATGAGCTACTATCTTCTGCCCGATGGCTCAAAAGACTACATATTCGGCAAAGGGGGCGGGGAAAAGTTCGCCAAGGCTCAGGGAATAACGCTTCTTGGTTCAATACCGATCGGCGGTAGTATCAGAGAAGGAGGAGATAGTGGAAAGCCGGTTGTTGTTGAATCTCCCGACAGCATAGCTGCAAAGGCGATCGACACCGCAGCCTCTGAGGTTGCAAGAGAAATTTCCATACACAATGCCGCAGCGTGCGCCCACCACAATTGA
- the der gene encoding ribosome biogenesis GTPase Der — translation MKPLVALVGRPNVGKSTLFNRITRSKSAITDSTPGVTRDRHMAQAEWQGKQFMVMDTGGYCHEKDTISTAMLEQTLTAIHEADAILFMVDVRSGLTYLDLDMSGMLKKHFRDKPVYLVVNKVESRQLAYEGEEFRKTGFTEPWFISAREGTGVADLLDEVVLSFPEASPEDEKDEVTRLAIIGRPNVGKSSFVNALLGTNRHIVSNTPGTTRDAIDSRFKRNGKDFLLIDTAGLRKRTKIDKGIEFYSSLRTEKSIERCDVALLLLDAEQGLEKQDIKIIQMAAEKKKGILILVNKWDLIEKDSKTSKKYSDNLYAQIGNLSWIPIHFVSALTRKNLYKAIDTAHEISLNRQRKISTSELNRFLQHVLSEVPPSSKSGRELKIKYMTQIGAHYPVFAFFCNNPDLVLSNYKRFLEKRLRQTFDFTGVPLSLRYKNK, via the coding sequence ATGAAACCTCTTGTAGCTCTTGTCGGCCGGCCGAACGTCGGGAAATCAACCCTTTTCAACCGTATTACACGGAGCAAAAGCGCAATTACCGACAGCACACCCGGAGTAACGAGGGACCGCCATATGGCACAGGCTGAATGGCAAGGAAAACAGTTCATGGTGATGGACACCGGGGGGTATTGCCATGAAAAGGACACGATAAGCACCGCCATGCTCGAGCAGACGCTTACCGCAATACATGAAGCGGATGCCATTTTGTTCATGGTCGATGTGCGTTCCGGGTTGACCTATCTCGATCTCGACATGAGCGGTATGCTTAAAAAGCATTTCCGGGATAAACCGGTTTATCTGGTCGTAAACAAGGTTGAAAGCCGCCAGCTTGCATATGAAGGTGAAGAATTCCGTAAAACCGGCTTTACCGAACCCTGGTTCATATCCGCCCGGGAAGGAACGGGGGTAGCAGACCTGCTCGATGAAGTTGTGCTTTCTTTTCCCGAAGCAAGTCCGGAGGATGAAAAAGATGAGGTAACCAGGCTTGCCATCATCGGACGCCCCAATGTCGGCAAATCGAGCTTCGTCAACGCTCTTCTCGGTACAAACCGGCATATTGTCTCAAACACACCCGGGACAACAAGGGATGCCATAGACAGCAGATTCAAACGTAACGGAAAGGACTTTCTATTGATCGACACCGCAGGTCTGCGTAAACGAACAAAAATCGACAAAGGTATAGAATTTTACAGCTCCCTGCGAACGGAAAAATCCATCGAACGTTGCGATGTCGCACTGCTGTTGCTCGACGCTGAGCAAGGCCTTGAAAAGCAGGATATAAAGATCATACAGATGGCGGCCGAAAAGAAAAAAGGAATCCTTATCCTTGTCAATAAATGGGATCTTATCGAAAAAGATTCGAAAACAAGCAAAAAATATAGTGACAATCTCTATGCTCAAATCGGCAATCTCTCCTGGATTCCGATCCACTTCGTTTCGGCACTGACCAGAAAAAACCTTTATAAAGCGATCGACACCGCTCATGAAATTTCGCTGAACCGCCAAAGGAAAATAAGCACAAGTGAACTCAACAGGTTCCTGCAGCACGTGCTCTCGGAAGTTCCACCTTCCTCAAAGTCGGGGCGTGAACTCAAAATAAAATACATGACCCAGATTGGCGCTCATTACCCGGTATTTGCGTTTTTCTGTAACAACCCGGACCTTGTACTCAGCAATTATAAACGGTTTCTTGAAAAGCGTCTTCGGCAAACATTCGATTTTACCGGAGTGCCACTATCATTACGTTACAAAAACAAATAA
- the rpsB gene encoding 30S ribosomal protein S2, with product MQQTQTASRFQLEDMLRSGVHFGHLARRWCPKMKPYIFMEKNGVHIIDLKKTLVMAEEAMKAIEAIAMTGREIMFVGTKKQAKSIIAEEAERAGMPYVSERWLGGMLTNFSTIRQSIRRMNAIDRMETDGTFDMITKKERLMLMREKEKLVRILGGIAEMTRLPAALFVVDIKKEHIAVREARSLGIPIFALVDTNCDPDEVDFVIPANDDAIRSIELMVKGVADAISNARQQSAEEAAMAEAQEAEEEEHDKAGQEESAQD from the coding sequence ATGCAGCAGACACAAACAGCATCAAGATTTCAGCTTGAGGACATGCTACGTTCCGGTGTACATTTCGGTCACCTGGCGCGCCGCTGGTGTCCCAAAATGAAGCCGTATATCTTCATGGAGAAGAACGGTGTGCACATCATCGATCTCAAAAAAACCCTTGTAATGGCGGAAGAGGCGATGAAAGCCATCGAGGCAATCGCTATGACAGGTAGGGAGATCATGTTTGTAGGGACGAAAAAACAGGCGAAATCCATTATTGCAGAAGAAGCAGAGCGGGCAGGTATGCCTTATGTGTCGGAGAGGTGGCTTGGTGGTATGCTTACCAATTTTTCGACAATCAGGCAAAGCATTCGGAGGATGAATGCTATTGACAGGATGGAAACCGATGGTACCTTCGATATGATTACCAAAAAAGAGCGTCTCATGCTGATGCGTGAGAAAGAAAAGCTCGTGAGAATACTTGGTGGTATAGCAGAAATGACCAGGTTGCCGGCGGCACTTTTTGTCGTTGATATTAAAAAAGAGCACATCGCGGTAAGAGAAGCCCGATCACTCGGAATACCGATTTTTGCTCTTGTCGACACCAATTGTGATCCGGATGAAGTTGATTTCGTGATTCCTGCAAACGATGATGCTATTCGTTCCATAGAACTGATGGTCAAAGGGGTTGCTGATGCGATTTCCAACGCCCGTCAACAGTCTGCCGAAGAAGCGGCAATGGCTGAAGCTCAAGAAGCTGAAGAAGAGGAACATGACAAAGCAGGTCAGGAAGAGAGTGCTCAGGATTAA
- a CDS encoding NifU family protein — translation MNTNKDYLPDTDPLYDRVIKALEDVRPYLQADGGDCQLVGITKDMVVDVKLLGACGSCPMSTLTLRAGVEQAVKRAIPEIARVESV, via the coding sequence ATGAATACCAATAAAGATTATTTGCCGGATACCGATCCGTTGTATGACAGGGTTATAAAGGCGCTTGAAGATGTTCGCCCTTACCTTCAGGCTGATGGGGGAGACTGCCAGCTTGTCGGCATTACCAAAGATATGGTTGTCGATGTAAAACTTCTCGGAGCCTGTGGTTCCTGCCCGATGAGTACGCTGACGCTTCGTGCCGGGGTGGAACAGGCAGTCAAGAGAGCTATTCCTGAAATCGCAAGGGTGGAGTCGGTTTAA
- a CDS encoding regulatory protein RecX: MTENSDKKAFELAIRYLGNREHSRKEIVTKLERRQFSPEAVEKTLERLDELGLLDDRSFALNYIGSKSRKKPSGRYKLRYELLQKGVSEEIIEEVLNEYDSSGYCLDAALKKLPFLKGDDHYRRRKLHTFLMNRGFDSQTIRQTLDQIFRS; this comes from the coding sequence ATGACCGAAAACTCAGACAAAAAGGCTTTTGAGCTAGCCATCCGTTACCTCGGCAACCGAGAACATTCACGTAAGGAAATCGTCACAAAACTTGAACGCCGGCAATTCAGCCCGGAAGCTGTAGAAAAAACCCTGGAGCGACTCGATGAACTCGGCTTGCTTGACGACAGATCGTTTGCGTTGAACTACATAGGAAGCAAATCGAGAAAAAAACCCTCAGGACGTTACAAACTCAGATATGAACTGCTCCAGAAGGGCGTTTCCGAAGAGATTATCGAAGAGGTTCTCAATGAATATGACAGCTCTGGCTATTGTCTCGATGCAGCACTGAAAAAACTGCCATTCCTTAAGGGAGATGATCATTACAGGCGACGAAAACTGCACACTTTTTTGATGAACAGAGGATTTGACAGCCAGACGATCCGTCAAACCCTTGACCAGATTTTCCGATCCTGA
- the rplM gene encoding 50S ribosomal protein L13, whose amino-acid sequence MSKTISFKTYSAKPGEVERKWYVVDAEGKVLGRLASEIAKVLRGKHKPQFTPHVDTGDFVIVTNAGKIGLSGRKIDQKTYFSHSNYPGGVKVENVKELLVKNPEKVIEKAVWGMLPHNNLGRALFKKLKVYAGPEHPHAAQCPVEMKVN is encoded by the coding sequence ATGAGTAAGACGATTAGTTTCAAGACATATTCGGCCAAGCCCGGAGAAGTTGAGCGCAAATGGTATGTCGTTGATGCGGAAGGTAAGGTGTTGGGCCGTCTTGCCAGTGAAATTGCGAAGGTACTGCGTGGAAAACACAAGCCACAGTTTACCCCGCATGTAGACACGGGAGATTTCGTTATCGTAACGAATGCCGGTAAAATCGGGTTGAGTGGAAGAAAGATAGATCAAAAGACCTACTTTTCACACTCCAATTATCCTGGTGGCGTTAAGGTTGAAAACGTCAAGGAGCTTCTCGTGAAAAACCCTGAAAAGGTTATCGAGAAAGCTGTGTGGGGAATGCTTCCGCACAATAATCTCGGAAGAGCACTTTTTAAAAAGCTCAAAGTATATGCTGGTCCCGAGCATCCGCACGCTGCTCAGTGTCCTGTTGAAATGAAGGTTAACTAA
- a CDS encoding DNA translocase FtsK encodes MNKEKLKKELSGIVLGIIAFFYIGALLFYDQDDQTVLAGLKWYEFFGRGAMETVSKLHNPFGIFGARLAELFIRSFLGYVSIVPGLALLYWGWSLLRHKSLKPPLLFTFYTVFISLVAASMFGLTTAPFGDVMSGAIGRMLAAVLSTVIGYTGAWILLAALAAAATLFAVRILVENPFDKLRSAFTGIGVLKGRIVAAFEHKKSRESKPESEEAELSLPFPPENPENTFVEKLTEEAQEEAANSSSSAPTDDEPEITIREGVHEKEADLDKRRLKVKTKDRIAYRFPSVDLLRHTREEDDYIDETLLEDSKNRLLEKLRIYKVEVVRISATVGPRVTLFELELAPDVKVSRVTSLENDLAMAMAARGIRIIAPIPGKNAVGVEIPHGKPRTVWMRSVLQVEKFKNNKMALPVVLGKTIANEVYLEDLVTMPHLLIAGATGSGKSVGINVMLTSLLYACSPDRVKFVLIDPKRVELLHYQNLKNHFLVKFHGLDEQIITDPTKAVYALKSVEKEMEQRYDLLEKAGVRNIADFNRKQPDEALPYLVVVVDELADLMITAGRDVEEPITRLAQLSRAVGIHLIVATQRPSVDIITGVIKANFPARIAFQVASKVDSRTILDGSGAEQLLGNGDMLYQPTSQPKPERIQCPYVSSGEVEAITSFIGKQDGLKNFYHLPQPDIKEKGNGVQNGGFQDKDGRDSMFEEAAHLVVMHQQGSVSLLQRRLKLGFSRAARIMDQLEAAGIVGPADGSKARDVLVDSHDALDLLLRNLD; translated from the coding sequence ATGAACAAGGAGAAGCTGAAAAAAGAGCTGTCAGGGATAGTACTGGGCATCATTGCCTTTTTTTATATCGGGGCGTTGCTGTTTTATGATCAAGATGACCAAACAGTTTTGGCCGGGTTGAAGTGGTATGAGTTTTTTGGCCGTGGCGCAATGGAAACGGTTTCAAAGCTTCACAATCCCTTCGGTATTTTCGGGGCACGCCTGGCGGAACTTTTTATCAGGTCTTTTCTGGGTTATGTTTCAATAGTTCCCGGCTTGGCTCTTCTCTATTGGGGGTGGTCTCTCTTGCGCCATAAAAGTCTCAAACCCCCGTTACTTTTTACATTTTACACGGTTTTCATATCCCTTGTTGCTGCCTCCATGTTCGGGTTGACTACCGCACCGTTCGGTGATGTCATGTCCGGTGCGATAGGGAGGATGCTTGCAGCAGTTCTTTCAACGGTTATTGGCTATACGGGAGCATGGATTCTGCTTGCTGCACTTGCTGCGGCGGCAACTCTTTTCGCTGTAAGGATTCTTGTTGAAAATCCGTTTGACAAGCTGCGTTCTGCCTTCACTGGTATCGGAGTTCTCAAGGGACGCATTGTTGCTGCCTTCGAGCATAAAAAAAGCAGGGAGTCGAAACCGGAATCCGAAGAAGCGGAGTTGAGTTTACCTTTCCCACCTGAAAATCCGGAAAACACTTTTGTTGAAAAACTGACTGAAGAAGCTCAAGAAGAGGCAGCAAATTCTAGTTCATCGGCTCCAACTGATGATGAGCCGGAAATAACCATTCGCGAAGGAGTGCATGAGAAAGAGGCCGATCTCGATAAACGCAGACTCAAAGTAAAAACAAAGGACAGGATTGCTTACCGTTTTCCTTCTGTTGATCTGCTTCGTCATACTCGCGAGGAAGACGACTATATTGATGAAACGCTGCTTGAAGACAGTAAAAACAGGCTACTTGAAAAGCTTCGGATATACAAGGTGGAGGTTGTAAGAATATCTGCCACTGTCGGTCCGAGAGTGACCCTTTTTGAGCTTGAACTTGCACCCGATGTTAAGGTAAGCCGGGTGACGTCACTGGAAAATGATCTTGCGATGGCGATGGCGGCAAGAGGTATCCGGATCATTGCTCCTATTCCTGGAAAAAATGCCGTTGGGGTTGAAATTCCGCACGGCAAGCCACGAACTGTATGGATGCGTTCGGTTCTTCAGGTTGAAAAATTCAAGAACAACAAAATGGCTCTCCCGGTTGTTTTGGGAAAAACCATTGCCAATGAGGTGTACCTTGAAGATCTTGTTACCATGCCTCACCTTCTGATTGCAGGTGCAACCGGTTCGGGAAAGTCGGTAGGTATCAACGTCATGTTAACCAGTCTTCTCTACGCATGCAGTCCTGACAGGGTCAAATTTGTACTGATAGATCCCAAGCGTGTCGAGCTGTTGCATTACCAGAACCTCAAAAACCACTTTCTTGTAAAGTTTCACGGTCTTGACGAACAGATAATCACCGATCCGACAAAGGCAGTGTATGCACTGAAGTCAGTCGAGAAAGAGATGGAGCAGCGCTATGATCTGCTTGAAAAAGCCGGGGTTCGTAACATTGCCGATTTCAATCGCAAACAACCTGACGAAGCACTGCCCTATCTCGTTGTCGTTGTTGACGAATTGGCCGACCTCATGATTACTGCAGGAAGGGACGTCGAGGAACCGATCACCCGCCTGGCACAGCTTTCAAGGGCGGTCGGCATTCACCTTATTGTTGCAACCCAGAGGCCGTCGGTTGATATTATAACCGGGGTCATTAAAGCGAACTTTCCTGCAAGGATCGCTTTTCAGGTTGCAAGTAAGGTTGATTCCCGTACTATACTTGACGGGTCAGGTGCCGAGCAGCTTCTTGGAAACGGTGATATGCTGTATCAACCCACCTCACAACCGAAGCCTGAACGTATTCAATGTCCTTATGTCTCTTCAGGGGAAGTGGAGGCCATTACTTCGTTTATCGGTAAACAGGATGGTTTGAAAAATTTCTACCATCTTCCACAGCCCGACATAAAGGAAAAAGGAAATGGTGTGCAAAACGGTGGTTTTCAGGATAAAGATGGAAGGGACTCCATGTTTGAAGAGGCTGCACATCTGGTGGTTATGCATCAGCAGGGGAGTGTTTCCCTGCTTCAGCGACGTCTTAAACTGGGTTTCAGCAGGGCTGCCCGCATTATGGATCAACTGGAAGCTGCCGGTATTGTAGGACCTGCCGACGGTAGCAAGGCTCGTGATGTTTTGGTTGACAGTCACGATGCGCTTGATCTGTTGTTGAGAAATCTTGACTGA